TGCAATAAACTTCTTCATTAAGATCTTTGACGCCCTcattgtgttatttttcttacaACGAAATGGGAGAAGGATGGATTGAGTTAAAGAGGGATGGACCAGCCATTATATGCAGCAGCAGCTGACCCTCCACACCCTAATCTATGAATAAACTTACAAAACATTAAACCTGTaaaacagcattttatttacagcattttagcTGACGCCCTTTTATTGtgttcatttcactatgtactgcgtcagctatatgtggttgaaatgacaataaagcttcttgaatcttgattgTGTTTCTAAATTCAGTTGTAGCATTAGGCATAGAAATCTCTCCAGAGTACATGCATAAATCATGTTTTCTGTAGTGCTGCTGTTCATCCAACAAACTGGATTTCCAACTCCTCACATTCATTACATATTTATCTTTTACCATACTGTTTTCAGAACCTGTTTATTTTATCTACTCAGGGGTGTCCTATGTATTATCATTGTAATAAAGACGTGAACAAAAATGGAGttcaaaaaaaagtttttacacTACCACAGATTAACCTCCTAAACAATGTACAGTCCTGCACTCCTGGATGAGTTCCTTGAGTCCTTGCTAATTATAAAACTTTTGTTTTGAGTACCCAGACTAGATTGCAGATCCTTCATCAAGGCCTAGTGGAAAACCCCATTGTAGTGGTGGTTCAGCTTGGGCAGCTGTCTGTCAGGAGAGTTCTCGTCATGGACTGCTCGGCAGTTCCCTGCCAGTACACCAGAGGGCATGGGAGAGTTTGTGGCAGGGTTTCATTTATGTTATGTTCCCTTGTGCTtctgtttatgttttgtttgcACATGTACTTGCCCCACCCGATCCTTCCTCCCTTACAAACAAATGCTCCCCAAATATAGAAAACCAATTAAATTGTGTTAAATTTACAGTAATATTTTGTAAGTATTAAAACTGCAATTGTAAAAtactaaagcaaaaaaaactgTTAATTTTACAATAAGAATacgtttaaaaaaatcatatttatttgtaaaaatttaCTGACTACTGTagttttaatagaaaaaaaactgtaataagGAAAGGAATACAATTCAGTTAAAAGGACAAAATTATAGCACTGAACTTGAacttgaactgaactgaaacgATTAATCACATCCAAAGGTGTTacttgtgtgttactgtgtatattTATTAGGTACATATAAAGacacacagtatatactgtatacatacagtatatattttgaaaatatttacatgtatttatacatataaatacatttaatatgtGAACACCACATATTTTTTGtaagtatatacatatatgtgtgtatttttccttgccacagtcgtctcagtcacctcaggcttgctcacttgggataacatctctgattgtttgtctgtttatatatttgttgttttcttatgttgtttctcatgtaaaactgctttgagacaatgctctttgttaaaagcgctatacaaataaacttgaattgaattgaatatttatACAGCGGTGGCCAAAATAATTAGAACAGTAGTATTTTCAGCAGCTAAAATGGTTTTAAGTCAGTTATTTCTATCTTTTGCTGTAGTGTGTCAATAGGAAATATCAGTTGACATTTCCAAACATTCATTTTGCTATTAATTGTAATAATCCGGTGAGATTTTTGTTTGCACAAGGAGTCTGACAACAGCCACACAGAGATCTGATCATCATCCAGTCTGTCTGGAATGACATGAAGAAACAGAACAAACTGAGACAGACTAAATCCAGAAGAACTGTGGCAACGTTTCCAAGATGCTTCAAGAAACCCACCTGCAATACCAGAAAAACTATGCGCCAGTGCACCTAGGGTAAAAGCTTCTTTCAATTTATCAATTAATtgataaagaaaaacattattttGGGCAGCATCCtcattttacagcatttttacacaagtgcCTAAAACATTTAACAGTACTTTAGCTTTGCAGGTAGGCCTTCTGAAGCATCTTGGAGAAGTTCTTCTGGATTTAGTCTGTCTCTTTCAGTCTGTTTCTTCATGTCATTCCAGACAGACTGGATAATCAGATCAGATCTCTATGTGGCACACTTGTGCAAACAAAAATCTCTGGATTATTACAATTAATGGCAAAATGAATGTTTGGAAATGTCAACTGATATTTCCTACTGACACAATACAGAAGAaagatagaattttttttttgttaattttgaataaaaaaagtgaCAAAGTAATGATTAATTGCTtgaatttaaaaatgtttttgctgTTAATGAAGCTTTTTTTCATCAATACAATTAAGTGTTTTCTTATTTCCCAACCCATCAACCCAGAGAAGGGCACCAAAGTGGAGAAGACAAACACAGCCCGTCTTCATGTGAACCCAAGAGTCCTTACCTTGATTCAGGACTTTTCAGATCATGAGTGGTGTGATGTCTAAATATGGACTAAAGTCAGTAAGATTTCTGgcttttaatgaatgaattctcAGTTAAAAGGTTCGTTTCAGCTGCTATGCTCAGTCGATGTATTAAGTTACAGTGTATACAACTGTTATAGTTGCTATTGCCCTAGTATTTTCTGATTTCTTGTATCTCATGTACATTTGTTATACTAATTCCAAGGAAATGCAGTTATTCTTAGTTTTAATCCTAAAAAAACCCCTCTTATTTATTCTTCAACCATTTTAAGAGAGAAGTCcctccatcttttctttttcatttccagTAAGATAATCATTAATCTGTCACATGCTCTCTATTGTATTTTTTGTAAAGAAAGCACACGTTACAAATTTGTGTTGAGAACTGAGATTTTTTTGTCAGAAAATGCTTCAAAGGACAAATAATTATTGGATTTTTAAGTCTTTCTGTGCAGTAGCTCTTAATGCATATCTAGCTTTAGCTTTTCATTATTTCGAAGCCTAATCTGTGTACATTGGgctatatttttcatatttctggTCAAAGTCTATATGGTGGTGCAGTTTATATGAAGCTAAAATGAATGTTTGATCTGCCGGTTTAAGAACAGTTTCTGTTTTCACTTCAGTTTTACAGTTAATATTTATTTGCAGTGAAACCTTACATTTtaagtgatgtttttttttttttttttttacataattgttctgtaaattacactacattaaattGTAaagatgtttacatttttaatgtaatttttacagaattattctggcaaccacagctgccaaaattattttgtaaaaacaacagaattttttttacagtgcactTTCAAgtcttaatttaattaattattttaattattaataattaataattaattaataattaatttattaattaatttaacagGCTTAATTTttggaaattattattatataccaATATATTGATTTATGTCCATCAGTGGTGCAGTTTCACCATCTCTCACATATATTACcttcaaatgttttatttaaaatattatttgctGTTCTTCTATTTTCTACCTCTggaaatacaaacacaacaaacacaaatttAATCAAAACAGTCTGTCTTTAAAACGTATTAAAATagtttatttcaaatatttttgttttttttgcctcatgCATTTATCAATGTAAGATgccaaacatttttttctgtgtatcaaacaaacaaaaaaaatatagacaATTGATATGtgtgttttgcattatttttggcTGTTAAGGGTCAGTCCCCATTTATTACTTCTTTGTGAAGAACTCATTGCACATCATGGTAATGCAGGCCACAAGGGTGACATACTCTTGAAAGTCCACAACGCCATCAGCATTAGCGTCTAGGTCCTTAAATATCTTGTCCAGTGCTGCTTTATCTGAGCTTTTCTGTCAATTAAAACATACAAAGAAACAGtggttgatttctttttttaatacattaatgtTGTGCAGAATCTCTAAATCTGTCAATATATAATGCTTCTGTAATGTCTAAGAGCATATCTTACCCCGAAGATGTCACCCAACTCGTCGGTAAGCAGATCTTTTAGCTCTCCCTTGGAAAGAGTTAATTTGTCTCCCTCCTTGCCGGAGTACTTATGAAAGGTAGCGATGAGTATTCCCATTCCTTGCTGCAGCTGAGTAAGATGGGACATGATgacttttggaaagaaatatACTTTAATTATTGCCAGTTATATTTTCTCACTGAACATGCATCCTACAAAGACACAAGATGTGTAGGCAGATGATGAATAAAAGATGCCTGGAACATAAAGAATTAATTTTGCTCTACTGAACATAATCTGTGGAACAACATATGAAGGTGTTTATTATCTTTAATGaacagacagcacacacacacatacatatacaggaGTTATCAGAATGAACTTGTAATGTTGGCTTCAGTTTGTTTTTCCAAGGGACTCTATCTAAATATTGTCTATTCTatgtttgttttacttttatgtTATATGTTTGGTTCAAGAGGTTTTTTATTTGGCACatgtataattaaaaaaaataaatgaacagagcTTTAGCATCTGCAGGTagccaaataaatgaattagaTTATGGCTGCTTCAAATACAGagaatttataattatttcaaaaCAGCAACTAATTGGTTAAACAAATGTCTAACAACCGATAACAACTGGTCCTTTGAGTAAAGGAGGTGCTGAGTACATACCtcctaaccacacacacacacacacacacacacacacaccaatacacagtgTGCCACGCCTAGCTTTGGTCTGAGGGACGTCAGAAAGTGTTTCCTTCTGTGCTGTGATTGGATGAATCAcccaaaaagaagaaatattccATGAGGGAGGAGACAtggaataatacaaaaaaaataaaggaggaCGGACTAAAGAGGAGTGGTAAAGTTGGGTTAAACACAAGCGGATCATGGCCAACGCCCTAGATGTTCACTATAATTAACAAACAATGTGGAGTAAAGAAAGCTGACTGTGGCCAATGTTCGACAAAGCCAAATATTTCTCTGCCTAACATCCTCAAGTGCAAGTaacctctttttttctccttcatctaGTTCTGTTCTTGACCTAAAATCTTTTGCAGAGAGTTCACATCTTAATATCAAAACCCTGCAAACTCTGTGAATCACCTGCCATATCTTACAGTTTTCCAGTAAAATAGCACTAAGTGTgaagctgtttgtgtgtgtgtgtgagagagagacagagagagagagagagagagagagagagagagagagagagagagagcgagagagagagagagagagagcgagagagagagagagagagatatttagGATCTCAAAACAAAACCACTCTCCAAAATCTTTCCTTGAGCACATCCacaactatttatttttttaaaaagttttctcTACTCACCGTTTAGTTTGCACACAGAGCTTGACTAGCACAAATGAAAAGGCAGAAGGGGGAAGTGAGTCAAGGAGGGATGGACTGGCCAATATATGCAGTAGCTGACACCCTTTGCCCCATCCTCTTTTTCCTCCCATAACCCCAGCCATCCCACAGCCCCGTCATTATTCTCCtcccccttttctctctccctctcgatGTATGCCTGTAAAAGTGTCACAGGTTTACAATAATATTACTTATTACTTCACCAAGATGCAATAACATCACTTTAGCTCCTATATCTTAGTTTGCCATGCAGCACTTACTTTTTTCCTCTTCAGACTACCACAGAAACTCTGTTTGTCAGGAATAAAAATGGGCATAACAGCTCTTGCTTTATGTAAACTTTCCAAAGCAGGttcttatttaattaaattaccAAAAATTATTCCATCTGTAGACATGTAAAATACCTGAACTGTAAGTTACCCAGTGGAGCAAGTCTGGCCAGGTTTCATGAATAGATTAAACTTTGTGTATACAGTAAAGCTAGGTGTGTCCAGACAGAAGGCTCCAGTGTGTTCTGCAATAATGCAGAACTCAGCCTTGTGATTGGAAGAGCCACAAACAAATAGAAAGACATATAGATTATGCAGACTGAACGTAAATTTTGATCAGTGGAAAACAATTTTACTTTTTTGCAATCTTCAGGTGTGCAGCAACGTTCTTTTTAGTAAGCAGCAGCTTCCTTTGTGGTGACCTACCAAAGACACcctgtttgtttaatgttttaccTACTGTAGGCTCATGTATACAGATGTTAGCCAGTTCCAATGATGCCTTTAAACCTTTGGCTGTCACTCAGGGTTGTTTCTATACCTCATTCATGAATCTTCGTTGTGCTCTTAGGGTCATTTTGACTGGGCACCCACTTCTTGGTTGAGTAGCCACAGTCCCAATTGTGCATGAACCATGTTTTCTGCAGTGCCACTGTTCATCCAACAAACTGGATTTCCAACTCCTCACATAAATCAAGAATTTAACTTTTAGCATACTgttttcagaaccggtttattTGATCTACTCTGGTCTGCCAGCATGCAAAGTCAGAGAGCACAATC
The nucleotide sequence above comes from Hemibagrus wyckioides isolate EC202008001 linkage group LG01, SWU_Hwy_1.0, whole genome shotgun sequence. Encoded proteins:
- the LOC131351039 gene encoding ictacalcin-like gives rise to the protein MSHLTQLQQGMGILIATFHKYSGKEGDKLTLSKGELKDLLTDELGDIFGKSSDKAALDKIFKDLDANADGVVDFQEYVTLVACITMMCNEFFTKK